A single Glycine soja cultivar W05 chromosome 14, ASM419377v2, whole genome shotgun sequence DNA region contains:
- the LOC114384485 gene encoding 18.2 kDa class I heat shock protein-like, with amino-acid sequence MSIIPNLFGGRRSNVFDPFSLDVWDPFEGFPFSTGHVPSSGGESSAIANTRVDWKETPAAHVFNVDLPGLKKEEVKVEVEDGRVLQISGERTKEQEQKDDRWHRVERSTGKFMRRFRLPENAKMDQVKAAMENGVLTVTVPKEEDKKPQVKSIQISA; translated from the coding sequence ATGTCTATCATCCCAAACTTGTTCGGTGGTAGACGAAGCAACGTCTTCGACCCATTCTCTCTGGACGTATGGGACCCTTTCGAGGGGTTTCCTTTTTCCACAGGTCACGTGCCTTCCTCTGGTGGGGAAAGCAGTGCCATAGCCAACACTCGCGTGGACTGGAAGGAGACTCCGGCGGCTCACGTGTTCAACGTTGATCTTCCCGGGTTGAAGAAGGAGGAAGTGAAGGTTGAAGTTGAAGATGGGAGGGTGCTGCAGATTAGTGGTGAGAGGACCAAAGAACAAGAACAGAAAGATGATAGGTGGCACCGCGTTGAAAGAAGCACTGGGAAGTTCATGAGGAGGTTCAGGCTTCCCGAGAATGCCAAAATGGATCAGGTCAAGGCTGCTATGGAGAATGGAGTGCTAACTGTTACTGTGCCCAAGGAGGAAGACAAGAAACCTCAAGTCAAGTCAATTCAAATATCTGCCTAG
- the LOC114384327 gene encoding 17.3 kDa class I heat shock protein-like, whose translation MSLIPSFFGTGRRTNVFDPFSLDVWDPFHGFPGTTALSAPRSETAAFANTRIDWKETAEAHVFKADLPGLKKEEVKVEIEEEGRVLQISGQRTKEKEDKNDTWHRLERSSGSFLRRFRLPENAKLDQVKAGMENGVLTVTVPKVDVKKPDVKPVQITEG comes from the coding sequence ATGTCGTTGATTCCAAGTTTCTTCGGCACCGGGCGAAGAACCAACGTCTTCGACCCCTTCTCCCTCGACGTGTGGGACCCATTCCATGGCTTCCCCGGCACCACCGCCCTCTCCGCTCCGCGCTCCGAGACGGCGGCCTTCGCCAACACGCGTATCGACTGGAAGGAGACGGCGGAGGCGCACGTGTTCAAGGCAGACCTGCCGGGGCTGAAGAAGGAAGAGGTGAAGGTGGAGATCGAGGAGGAGGGAAGGGTGCTGCAGATAAGCGGACAGAGAACAAAGGAGAAGGAGGACAAGAACGACACGTGGCACCGCCTCGAACGCTCCAGCGGCAGCTTTCTCCGCCGCTTCCGCCTGCCGGAGAACGCGAAACTCGATCAGGTGAAGGCCGGCATGGAGAACGGAGTGCTCACTGTCACTGTTCCCAAGGTGGATGTCAAGAAGCCCGATGTCAAGCCCGTTCAGATCACTGAAGGCTAA